Proteins from a genomic interval of Eriocheir sinensis breed Jianghai 21 chromosome 20, ASM2467909v1, whole genome shotgun sequence:
- the LOC127001162 gene encoding transient receptor potential cation channel subfamily A member 1 homolog: protein MSPGTGKAAKSPYDEESKTVVKEAKQFISDGLEWKRIHPVSIMVQLHRTHLLHHPLTKAWLVDKWNLYISYVFLVLLFIEMLFVTALTIFMTNTDDWAHIERKCNMTKNQFCGLSTVLLGNFSTAENTSLQEEGDGPVAVDGELYKCGPMNGNVGALLFLMMMTFIILLLEGNNLYRLKCEYFSMDNSLKVVEVILTIILLIPLGECEFHYQVLHEQQWQCGILAVLLAWLLLISRLNQLPVFSVFMPITTSFIKSFAKVLSYILLLLALFAYIFHLVLSDQSAFISMPQAMVKIIVWLLGDLAYDDTFLSSDHPLVYPALANFLFVMFVTTISGFIVNLLSPSPQKSLRTSENAQPSTMQLHRASLCSS from the exons ATGTCACCAGGTACAGGTAAGGCAGCCAAGAGCCCCTATGATGAGGAAAGTAAAACTGTTGTAAAAGAAGCAAAGCAGTTCATCAGCGATGGCTTGGAGTGGAAGCGCATACATCCAGTGAGCATAATGGTTCAGCTCCATCGCACACATCTGTTGCACCACCCTCTCACCAAGGCTTGGCTTGTTGACAAATGGAACCTTTACATATCCTACGTCTTCCTTGTGTTGCTCTTTATTGAAATGCTGTTTGTTACAGCTCTCACCATCTTCATGACAAATACTGA CGACTGGGCTCACATAGAAAGGAAATGTAACATGACTAAAAACCAGTTCTGTGGCCTGTCTACAGTATTACTTGGAAACTTCTCAACAGCAGAGAACACAAGTTTGCAAGAGGAAGGTGATGGGCCTGTTGCTGTAGATGGGGAACTTTACAAGTGTGGACCTATGAATGGGAATGTTGGAGCATTGCTCTTTCTTATGATGATGACTTTCATCATTTTGTTGTTGGAGGGCAACAATCTTTATAGG CTGAAGTGTGAGTACTTCAGCATGGATAACTCATTGAAGGTAGTGGAAGTCATCTTAACTATCATCCTCCTGATACCTCTGGGAGAATGTGAATTTCATTACCAAGTTCTTCAT GAGCAGCAATGGCAGTGTGGCATCCTTGCAGTCCTCCTAGCATGGCTACTGCTTATCAGCAGACTCAACCAGCTCCCAGTCTTCTCTGTGTTCATGCCTATCACAACAAGCTTCATCAAGAGCTTTGCCAAAGTACTCTCCTATATTCTGCTACTGTTGGCTCtatttgcatatatctttcactTGGTGCTCTCAGATCAGAGTGCCTTTATCAGTATGCCTCAGGCAATGGTAAAAATCATTGTTTGGTTACTGGGTGACTTGGCATATGATGATACTTTTCTCAGCTCAGATCATCCACTGGTTTACCCTGCTCTGGCAAATTTTTTGTTTGTGATGTTTGTTACAACAATCAGTGGTTTTATTGTGAATCTTTTATCACCCAGCCCTCAGAAAAGCTTGAGGACTTCAGAAAACGCACAGCCTTCCACAATGCAGCTTCACAGAGCAAGCTTGTGTTCCAGCTAG